The following is a genomic window from Halobellus ruber.
ACCGGGGACACGGTCCGCCCGGTCTACTGTGCGGAACTCCGCGAGCCCGGGGCGGGGATCAGGGAGCCCGAGAGCCAGGCGTGGGACGGCTTCCGGTTCGAACCGGTCGAGTAGCCGGCGGCCCGCCGCACGGAACCGATCGGGCCGACTCCCGCCGCGACGCGCACGCTTTTGTCGCCCCCGCGAGTTCACCCGGATATGAGCGTCGACTACCGACGGCTCGGATCCACGGGGACGAGGGTCTCGGAGCTCTGCTTCGGCACCTGGCGGTTCGGCCGGGAGACCGACGGCACGGTCGAAACCACGAGGAAGGACGCCCACCGCCTGCTTGACGCCTTCGCCGACGCGGGCGGGAACTTCATCGACACCGCCAACGTCTACGGCGACCCCAGCGGCCGCAGCGAGTCGTGGATCGGCGACTGGCTCGCCGACCGCGACCGCTCGCAGTACGTCCTCGCCTCGAAGGTGTACTTCGGGTTCGACCCCGACAACCCCAACGGCTCGGGGCTGTCGCGGACGCACGTCCGGAACCAGATCGAGGGGACCTTGGATCGGCTCGGTACCGACTACCTGGACCTCTACTACATCCACCGGTGGGACGACGAAACCCCGATCGAGGAGACGCTCCGGACCCTGAACCGGCTGGTCGAGGAGGGGAAGGTAAATTACCTCGGCGCGTCGACGATGGCGGCCTGGAAGCTCACGAAGGCGCTGTGGAAATCCGACGTCCACGACTGGGAGCGCTTCGAGGTCACCCAGCCGCTGTTCCACGCCGGGTACTACGATGACGTGAAGGAGTACCTCGACGTCTGCGGCGATCAGGAACTGGCGGTCTGTCCGTACTCGCCGCTCGCGGGCGGGTTCCTCACCGGGAAGTACGAGCGCGCCGACCCCGACGACCCCGAGCGGGTCGTCGCGCCCGACGGCTCCCGCGGGTCGATCGACGACCAGTTCAGCGATTACTATCTCTCCGCGCGCGGGTGGCACGTCCTCGACGCGATCCGGGGGGTCGCCGACGAGGAAGGCGCCACCCCCGCACAGGTCGCGCTCCGGTGGCTGATGGCGTACCCCGACGCGACGGTCGTCCCCATCATCGGCGCGCGGACGGTCGACCAACTCGAGGAGAACCTCGGCGCCGCCGACGTGTCGCTCTCACGCGACCAGTGGGACCGGATCTTCGAGGCCCGCTACGACGAGGCGGGACAGCGGTTCGGCCACCGGGATTGATCCCTCGATTCGCCGGTAACCCCCGTCCCTACGCGGCTTTCACCCCTC
Proteins encoded in this region:
- a CDS encoding aldo/keto reductase; protein product: MSVDYRRLGSTGTRVSELCFGTWRFGRETDGTVETTRKDAHRLLDAFADAGGNFIDTANVYGDPSGRSESWIGDWLADRDRSQYVLASKVYFGFDPDNPNGSGLSRTHVRNQIEGTLDRLGTDYLDLYYIHRWDDETPIEETLRTLNRLVEEGKVNYLGASTMAAWKLTKALWKSDVHDWERFEVTQPLFHAGYYDDVKEYLDVCGDQELAVCPYSPLAGGFLTGKYERADPDDPERVVAPDGSRGSIDDQFSDYYLSARGWHVLDAIRGVADEEGATPAQVALRWLMAYPDATVVPIIGARTVDQLEENLGAADVSLSRDQWDRIFEARYDEAGQRFGHRD